Proteins encoded in a region of the Bicyclus anynana chromosome 27, ilBicAnyn1.1, whole genome shotgun sequence genome:
- the LOC112055442 gene encoding zinc finger protein 271 isoform X3 — MCIVCLDTDSKLVSMSKRQLWLAYGLLTGQTVYLGTNLQGAMCVLCAQRLSNFSRLRDLSLRARSLMMDLIQKYGLITIQHTTIMKETAKQLKHNLVSTTSEPNQCDLYINRCEDKQSPKHSVGNITVVKEETVDCVEVKHENDLPDNVNIDTFVNDGYSDITMEMEPLKSCERLETWNDRQPLEDSVKHVTVVKEETIDCVEVKHENDLPDNVNIDRFVNDGYSDMTMEMEPLNSCKRLETRNDLQSPEDSVRHSTVVKEETIDCIEVKHENDLPDNVNIDRIVNDGYSDMTMEMEPLNSCKRLETRNDLLSLEDSVRHVTVVKEETVDCVEVKHENDLPDNVNIDTLANGRYSDITMEMEPLKSCKRLETRNDLQLPEDSVRHVTVVKEETVDYVEVKHENDLPDNVNIDRFVNEGNTETTIEIVPPKSEGLETRSPIKNEETFICLHCFEEFVDELAYYEHMSTHIGKAGNTGNCSSQRERQASRSWDTQGTERVLASSSAASPHTIVTPSIARPTTDKTNIHSTEETDAILNKTEQVHQSQGNNKPHTENVNSQMRTHTDEKPHSCDLCDYKCAYKSILARHKKSHTGVKPFVCDICSYKCKEKHNLFMHMRIHTGEKPFTCDLCDYKCAQKHNLLTHMRIHTREKPYSCDICDYKCLRKSTLVRHKRVHTGEKPHSCDICDYKCIQRSNLLNHMRSHSGDKYSCEMCDFKCLQKKNLTSHIRSHTGEKPYSCDLCNYKCSIKGSLVRHKRTHTGVKPHCCQICDYKCARKHNLLTHMSIHSADKPYSCDMCDYKCIRKDALVRHRRTHTGEKPYACEVCDYRCIHKSNLITHMRGHSGEKPYSCGVCDFKCIQKNNLTRHMRIHTGEKPYSCELCDYKCAHNSQLTRHLRTHTGETSNLC, encoded by the exons ATTACAATACAACATACAACAATAATGAAAGAAACAGCAAAACAACTAAAACATAATTTAGTGTCAACAACATCAGAACCTAACCAATGTGACTTGTACATAAATCGGTGTGAAGACAAACAGTCACCGAAGCACTCTGTGGGAAATATAACAGTTGTCAAAGAAGAAACAGTTGATTGTGTAGAAGTGAAACATGAAAATGACCTACCAGACAATGTTAATATTGACACATTTGTCAATGACGGATACTCTGACATCACCATGGAGATGGAACCTCTGAAGAGTTGTGAAAGACTTGAAACATGGAATGACCGACAACCACTAGAAGACTCTGTGAAACATGTTACAGTTGTCAAAGAAGAAACAATTGATTGTGTAGAAGTGAAACATGAAAATGACCTACCAGACAATGTCAATATTGACAGATTTGTCAATGACGGATACTCTGACATGACCATGGAGATGGAACCTCTGAATAGTTGTAAAAGACTTGAAACACGGAATGACCTACAGTCACCGGAAGACTCTGTGAGACATTCTACAGTTGTCAAAGAAGAAACAATTGATTGTATAGAAGTGAAACATGAAAATGACCTACCAGACAATGTCAATATTGACAGAATTGTCAATGACGGATACTCTGACATGACCATGGAGATGGAACCTCTGAATAGTTGTAAAAGACTTGAAACACGGAATGACCTACTGTCACTGGAAGACTCTGTGAGACATGTTACAGTTGTCAAAGAAGAAACAGTTGATTGTGTAGAAGTGAAACATGAAAATGACCTACCAGACAATGTGAATATTGACACATTGGCCAATGGTAGATACTCCGACATCACCATGGAGATGGAACCTCTGAAGAGTTGTAAAAGACTTGAAACACGGAATGACCTACAGTTACCGGAAGACTCTGTGAGACATGTTACAGTTGTCAAAGAAGAAACAGTTGATTACGTAGAAGTGAAACATGAAAATGACCTACCAGACAATGTAAATATTGACAGATTTGTCAATGAAGGAAATACTGAAACCACCATAGAGATTGTACCTCCCAAAAGTGAAGGACTAGAAACACGGAGTCCTATAAAGAATGAGGAAACTTTCATATGCTTACATTGTTTTGAGGAATTTGTTGACGAGCTTGCATATTATGAACATATGAGCACTCATATTggg AAGGCTGGCAACACTGGCAACTGCTCTTCACAGCGCGAGCGTCAGGCGTCTAGAAGCTGGGACAC GCAAGGAACGGAGAGAGTGCTTGCGTCCTCGAGCGCTGCCTCACCTCACACTATTG TCACTCCATCGATCGCGAGACCTACAACtgataaaacaaacatacattcaacGGAAGAAACAGATGCAATATTGAACAAAACTGAACAAGTCCATCAGTCCCAGGGTAATAATAAACCACACACAGAAAACGTGAACTCACAAATGAGAACCCACACTGACGAAAAGCCTCACTCTTGTGATTTGTGCGACTACAAATGTGCTTATAAAAGTATTTTGGCGAGACACAAAAAATCTCACACTGGCGTAAAACCGTTTGTCTGTGATATATGTAGTTATAAGTGTAAGGAGAAGCATAACTTATTCATGCACATGAGAattcacactggtgaaaaaccaTTCACTTGTGACTTGTGTGATTACAAATGTGCACAAAAACATAACTTACTCACCCACATGAGAATTCATACACGTGAAAAACCTTATTCCTGTGATATATGTGATTACAAATGTCTACGAAAAAGCACTTTAGTTAGACATAAAAGAGTACATACTGGTGAAAAGCCGCATTCCTGTGACATTTGTGATTACAAATGTATACAAAGAAGTAACCTACTCAACCACATGAGAAGTCACTCTGGTGACAAATACTCGTGTGAGATGTGCgattttaaatgtttacaaaagaaaaatctaACGAGCCACATAAGAAgtcacactggcgaaaagccttacTCTTGTGACTTGTGCAATTACAAATGTTCTATAAAAGGTAGTTTGGTGAGACACAAGCGTACCCACACCGGTGTGAAGCCTCATTGCTGTCAGATATGCGATTACAAATGTGCAAGAAAACACAACTTACTCACACACATGAGTATTCACAGTGCTGATAAACCTTATTCGTGTGATATGTGTGACTACAAATGTATAAGAAAAGATGCTCTAGTGAGACACAgaagaacccacactggcgaGAAGCCTTACGCTTGCGAAGTATGCGACTACAGATGCATACATAAGAGTAATTTAATTACCCACATGCGAGGTCActctggtgaaaagccttactCCTGTGGGGTTTGCGATTTTAAAtgtatacagaaaaataatttgacaaGGCACATGAGaatccacactggtgaaaagccttactCTTGTGAGTTGTGCGATTACAAATGTGCTCATAACAGTCAGTTAACCAGGCATTTgagaactcacactggtgaaacaTCTAACTTGTGTTAG